Part of the Candidatus Krumholzibacteriota bacterium genome, TACGCTCGTCCTTCCATCGGACAAACGTCTCCATTCGCAGATATATAACGGCCCGCTCTATTCGAGCACATCGTTTGCCGGCGATACGACAGAGTATACATGGTGGGGGCTCGATCTTCCCGCCACAGCCAGGGAGCCCCGCCAGCCTGACAGGAGCGATTTCGCGGCGAAGGTGGTCATGGCGACCGCCGAAAGCTGGGAAGCGAAAAGCCGGTGGTTTTTCGACGTCAACCGGGGCCAGTTCGAGGTGACCGAAGATATCAGGATGAAAGTCGACGAGATCCTCCGCGGCGCCGGGGTGGCGAAAGGCAGCGAGGAAGAAAGAGCGAAAGTGCTGCTCCACTGGGTCGCCCAGAATATCCGATACAGCGGGCAGACCATGGGCGAGGGGGAAGGATTCACCCTTCATCCGGGTTCGATGATATTCGAGCAGCGCCATGGCGTCTGCAAGGATATCGCCGGGATGCTGGTGACGATGATGAGAGCGGCGGGGATGAACTCTTTCGCCGCGATGACCATGGCGGGCAGCCGGATAGATGATCTGCCGGCTGATCAGTTCAACCACTGCGTCTGCGCCCTGAAAAAGGAGGATGGATCTTTCGAGATGTACGATCCGACCTGGGTGCCGAACAATAATAACATATGGTCCCTTCTCGAAGCGGAGCAACACTACCTGGTAGGGACTCCGGAAGGGGAAGACCTGTCGAGGATAGATTACAGCCCGCCGGAAGAGTCACCCCTGGTGATAGCCAACGACGCGAAGCTGGCCGCTGACGGGACTCTCGAGGGAAAGATCAGGCTTTCCGGTTCCGGCGCCCTGGACAGCCGCCTGCGCGGCATTATCGCCGGGAGCCGGAAAGATGAGATCGGCGGGACGCTTGCCCGGCTGCTGTCCCCCGTCAGTAACAGGGTCGAGATCCTGGGTTTCGAGTATCACCCGACCGATGATTTCAGTTCTGATATGTGGCTGACGATAAGTTACCGGATCGCGCGTTTCGCTCTTCCGGTCGATGGAGCCCTGGAGTTCAGAAGTCCGATGATGCAGATCGTTCTCAACAACGTCCGGCTCTTCAGGCCTTCCCTCACCGAGTGGGGAGATTCGAGGCAGACGGATGTCTTCCTCTATTATACCCAGCTGATCGACGGGACAGAAAGTATAAGGCTTCCGAAAGGTCTTGTCGTAAGAGATCTTCCCGAATCTGATGTCGTGGACGAGGAGTACGCAAGTTTCAAAGGGACGAGCAGGATGGAAAAAGGAAGGCTGGTAATAACCCAGCGGGCAGAGATCAAAAGAAGACAGATACCTCCCGGCGGATACGCCGGGTTCAAAAAAGCTGTTGATGAAGCGAGGGAGTGGAGCGAAGTCTCGTTCCGCGCCGGGAAGGGAGGCAAGTGATGAAGAGATCAATGACTGTTTCAGGAATATTAATAATCGTTTCCGCTCTTTTGTCTTTCTCTTCGAGTCTCCGGGCTGAAAAGATGGGGATCTCCGGTAGGCACGATCTCGATCAACTCTGGTCGAGGGCGCGAGAGATATTCGATCCTGCCGGGTTTGACGCGATAGTCCTCTTGGAAAGCGAAGGCGTGTCGCTGATGGAAAAGGGCGATCTGAAAAGAAAGATCCACAGAGTTGTGTGGATAAGCACAGGGGTAGCCATACATGAACACGCCGATCTGAGAATACCATACAATTCGAACGGTTCATCGATGAAAGTCCTTAAGCTGAGGACCTGGCGCGGGGGAAGATGGTGGCCTGACGAAAAAAAGATAAGCGATACGGCAGTGGTGGAGACCGTTCCGCACGCCCTCGCCCTGGCTGATGATTATTCGACGGTCCGCGAGACCATGCTTCTGCACGATGGGATAGAGCTTCCATGTATACTCGAGACGGAATATGAGATAACGGGCGCGGGGGAAGCAAATGATGGATGCGACGGTCTTTTCATATTCGCCCGGCGAGATCCGGTCGTGATGTCGGCATTCTCCCTCGATCTACCCCCTGGCGCGGGAGTCAGGTTCGCCACGGGCAATGGAACAGGCGATCCGGAGATCGCAGCGCTCGAAGGAGGCGGAAAAAGGTACCGGTGGATGATGGAGGATCCGGGAAGGCTCTCCGCCTCGCTGGATGAGGATCATACTTCGTACGCGCCATACCTTGCCTGGTCGACCTGGAAGGACTGGAAAGCTCTCGCTTCAAAAATCATGGATTCGTTCAACGGAGCCGCTGATCCCGGCGCGTCGCTGGCCGATACCGCCGCGGCAAGGGCGAGATACGAACCGGGGACACTCTCGAAGATGAGAAAGATCGCTTCGCTTGTCGATGAGTTCACCACGAATATCGCCTACGACGCGAAGCTGTGGAGTTTTTCTCCGAGACCGGCGGTGCGGACCTACGAGACGGCGTACGGACACTCCCTAGATCGGGCCGTGCTTGCCGCTTCGCTGATGAGAAGCATCGGGATCGAGGCATGGCCGTTCTACAGGTCGGCAGGGACGGGCGATATCGATATGACGGTGCCTGGACTGTCGCGTTTCGGCGATATCATGCTGATAGCCGGCGAAGGGGAAGTCACGGCGGTCTATGATCCCTCAACGGGAAGGGTCACCGGCAGGACGGGTATTTTGACGGGCCGGACGGTATTCATGTGTGGAGAGGATGGCGATACTCCCTCGCGTTTCAAACCGGTCCACGCCGGGAAGACCGGGCTGTTCGAACTTACACTTACCATCGACGCCGGTATGGACAAAGAAGCGAAGGGAAAGGGATATCTCAACGCCTCTAATATACTGAGCCCTTACGACGATATGGCGGGGCTCGGCGGCCAGGCGCCCTCTTATCTCGGCAGGCTTGCCGGAGCGGTATTGCCGGGCGCTGAGACAGAATCATATGACATCGAACTCTTTTCCGAACACGCAGTAAAGATCGGGTTCGATTTCAGCGGCGGAGTTTCCGAGGCGGGTGACGGCGGCAGGGTGAGCTTGATCGCCGGTGAGCCGGAAGGGGGTATCTTCTCGTTCCTGGGAAGAGACGTACATCTGTACCAGGAGAAAAGAGAATCTCCCGTCTGCCTTCCCTCAGGAATGGTCCAGAAGATATCGCTCGTGATAGAGACAGTAGGGAGGGAGGTCATCTATATTCCCGAAGAGGTCTCGATGGAGAATGAGGCGGGGAGTTTCCTGCTGACGGTGAGGAATGAAGAGGGCAGGCTCATCGTCGACCGGACCCTTTCCATTGATATAAAGACAGTCCCGGCCAGCATGTGGCCCAGGCTTCGGACTCTCCTTCTCGAATGGACAGATCAGGCGAACAGGACGGTGATATTGAAATAGAGAAGCGAGGCGGGCGAAGGGACCGGATCCCATCCGGCGGCGAGAAGTAAAAATGGAATGAACGAAAGGCTGGAAGGGCAGGAAAAGCTCTTTCAGCCTTTCTCTTTCAGGATCATTCTCGCGTCGGCGATGACGCACCTTGAACCGGAACAGATGACCGGATTGAGATCGACAGAATCGATATAAGATTCGAGTTCCATCACTATATCTGAGAATTCGATCATCAGGGTGGTGAGAGCGCCGATATCTACCGGGTCGGATCCCCTGAAACCCCTGATCAACTGCTGTCCCTTTATGCCGGCGATCATCGATGAGACATCTTCTTCATTCAACGGCGCCATCCTTACCGCGGTATCTTTGTATATCTCTACTCCCACGCCGCCGATCCCCAACAGGATTACCGGGCCGAACTGGCTGTCTACCTTAGCTCCTATTATCAGTTCTATCCCCCTGGCCATCTCGGCTACGACGGCGCCTGTGAAACCGGGGAGCAGGCTGAGGCGCTTGAATGTTGCGCGCAGCTTCTTTTCGGAGTCTATTCCGACGACGACTCCGCCGACATCCGACTTGTGGATTATCTCGGGAGAGACGACTTTGGCGACAACGGGATATCCGTGTTTTTCAGCGAAGGCGACCGCTTCTTCTTCATTGACCGCCATTGTGGATTCGGTGGTATCGAGTCCGCCGACACGAAGGATCTCCATTGCGTCCGGCTCTGTGATCCATCCGGCCTTTTTCGAGCGTTCCAATATGGGTTTTATTTTCTGGATCAACATGTCCTGCACCTTTTCATCGCCTCGACCATGAGTACCGCTCCTTCGATCGAGTGCGCCACAGGGACCCTGTTAAGCTGGAACCCCTCGATGATCATCTTGTATTTTTCCACGTGAGGGACGTACGCGATGATCGGTTTGTTCTCTTCCTGGGAAAGCTGGCCGAGCCTGGCGCCAACATCGGACGTGACCTCGGGCAGATAGGGAAGAAGAAGCATCAGGATGCAATCTATATCGTCGTTTTTGGACAGTTCCCTCGCTGCGACCACGAAATCGTCGTCGCGGGCGCTACCTGTCAGATCGAGAGGATTACCGAGTGATGCTATCTTCTGAATGCTTCCAGAGAGATTTTTCCTTATCTCTTCCTGGACATCCTCGGCCAAAGAGGGGATCTCAAGGCCGCCCTGGCTGCAACGATCGACAGCGACTGCTCCATGACCCCCGCTCGCCGTTACGATCCCGGCCCTTCCCCTGATCGAAACGGGATAACTGCTCAACCCCTCGCAGAATGAGAGCATCTCGTATTCATCGAGAGCTTCGACGATGCCGAACTGTCTCATGACAGAGGAAAAGACGGTGTAATCGCCGGCGATCGAAGCTGTGTGGCTTGAGACGGCGCGGGTTCCCGCTTCGCTCTTCCCCGCTTTCATTATGATTACCGGTTTGGGGCAGCGGCTTGCCGCGTGAGCGAATTCCCTTCCCTTGCCGGGGCTGAATCCCTCGACATAGAAGGCTATGACATCGGTCCTGTCGTCGCGGGCGAAGAACTTCAGAAGGTCTATCTCGTCGATCACCGCCTTGTTGCCGATACTGACGGCCCTGGAGAGCCCGATCCCCTGCCCGGCGAATTTGACCATCTGGTCGACGAGGATCCCCCCGCTCTGGCTGACGATCGCTATATTCCCGCTTTCAGGTCTTACCATCCGTTCGCTCGGCAGGAAAAAAGAATCGACGAAGTCAGGGGAGTAGATGCCGAGGCAGTTCGGACCGATAATCGGAAAGTCGGCTTCAGAAGCGATCCGGCGCAGTTCTTCGGTGAGATCGGTCCGGCCTGTCTCGTCGAAACCTCCGGAGATGACCGCCGCTCCCCCGACCCATTTATTGACGCAATCCTCGAGAACGGGAGGTACATGGTCGGCCCTCACCGCTATGACAGCGAAATCAATCTTTTCGGGGATGTCGCTGATCTTCCTGTATATTTTCTCCTTGTAATATTCGCCACCCTTCGGATTGACGGCGAAGACCCTGACGGGATAACGGAAATAATTCTTGTTATATATGACGTTGGCCGGATGCCGGTCGTTAGTGAGCGATACTCCGACAACGGCCATCGTCTTCGGTTCAAACAGGGTCCGAAAATCCAATTCCTTCCGCTCCTTATTAAAAGGTCTGTTGTTGAGGTATCCTGCACCAGATAGATCGTGTTGTCAAGGAGGAGAATTTTCCGCGGGAAGCAGCGGAGGCGCCAGTGAACCGTGCTTGAAGCATGAGATCGATATCCGTGATCCTTCGCTAATGGCCCCTGCAGGGGCGAGTCCCCGAACGAGAAGGTAAATTATTATTGAGATAGTATCTTCGCCGGGCAGACGGTTCATTTTTATATCTTTAAACCCAATTCGACACTTGATTCGATTTCAGAATTGGGATAGAGTCCTCGGAGTCGAGCGGACAATTAATTTATAATAATCATGGCAGTCGGGGGAGTAGCATGTTTAGTTTTTTTTCCAGGTCGCGGGATCTGACGAGAGCTTTGTCGATATTTCTTACCATGACATTTCTTTTTTCAATCGCTCCGGTCTGCGCCCAGGAACCGGAGGACAGGATATTCGCGATCTGGGAAGAGATAGGACTTCTGAGGGCAAGGGGCGATTATGGGAAGGCTGAAGAGATCCTCGAACAGGTCCTGATAGATTATGTCGACGACGAGTTTGTGCTGAGAAGAGCGTGGAACCTTCTTGTGCACACAAGGTTCAAGATGAATGATGATGAAAGTGCCATGGAGACGGCGAGGATGGCGCTTGAGAGATTCCCGGATCTGACAGTGAATACGGCGATCCTGCCGGCCTCGATGAATGATACTTATGACGAGCTTAGAAGTTCGATGTACGGTTCTCTCGAAGTGACCGGTCCGGAAGGAGCGGTGTTGTTCCTCGACGCCGATTCGCTCGGAACAGCTCCGGTTAAGTTCGAATATATCCGCACGGGAATGTACCTGCTGACAGCTTCAAAAAAAGGGTACCACTCCAGGGCGGATACGGTCAGGATCGATCCAAGCGAGACCCTGACCTTCGGCATGACGCTCGACAGGAGAAAAGATACCAGGTGGTGGCTCTACAGGATAGTACCTGCCGCCGCGGCCGTCGCGCTGATAATATATCTGACGAGGCCTGATAATTCGAGCACGCCGGTCGAGCAGCCGCTTCCCTGGCCCCCTGATCCACCACAATAATACAGGCGGGAGATGAATAAAGAAGATGGTTTCTGACAGAGGATTCAGAACGATACCAAACCCGTATATTGTCGGCAATCCCATCGAAGACAAAAAAATGTTCTTCGGTCGGCTCGATGATTTCGAGTTCATAAGGAAAAAAGTCACCGCCAACCGGCAGGGCGGTATAATCGTACTCTGCGGATCGCGAAGGAGCGGCAAGACCTCTATCCTCTTCCAGATAAACCAGGGCAGGCTGGGTGATGATTTTCTTCCCGTATTGATAGATATGCAATCGGTCACGGTCCAGAGCGACAGGGAATTCCTCGAAATAATCGCGAGGGAGATAGACGCCGTCCTGGAAGGTTCCGGTTCGCTGGTAGACGAGGGATTTCAGTCGCGGCTTGAAGCGAATCCTCTTCTAGCCTTCAATGAGTTCACCGGGAGACTCAACGAGAAGATAGCCGGCAGGAACCTGATCCTGATGTTCGACGAGTATGAGCTTTTCGAGACGCATATCGAGCGCCAGCGATTCAGCAAGGATGTCCTCAATCTGATGGCGTACTGGATGGAAAACAACGAAGGAGTCTATTTTCTCTTTACCGGCTCGGACAAGCTTGAAAAAAGGAATCCTGAATACTGGGAATCGTTTCTCGGTAAAGCCCTTCATCGAAGGATCAGTTTTCTCAGCCATGCCGACGCTCTGAGGCTGATCAGCGAACCGGTGAAAGATATCGTCAAATATGACAAGGGAGTCACCGGGAAGATCTTCGAACTTACGGCGGGCCAGCCATTTTACACCCAGGTCATATGCCAGTCCCTGGTCGATCACCTCAACGAATCAGGCAAGAATACGGTCTCTGAAGAGGATATTGACGATGTGGTCGAGGAGATCATTGAGAATCCGCTACCCCAGATGATTTTTTCATGGAGTTCGATGACGCAGATCGAAAGGATCGTTCTTTCGATCATAGCCGAGCTGAGCAAGGAAGATTCAGAGGTTGTCACTTCCGACGACATGCTCTCTTTTATCGAATCCGAGAAGATCGGATATAATGTCGATCCAAACAAGCTCAGGGAAGCGGCGGAAAGACTTTTTCACCAGGATCATCTTTTCAAGGACCAGGATACCGAAGGTTATACTTTCAGGATGGACCTCTGGCGGCGCTGGACGATCCGGATGCATTCGATATGGCAGGTCCTTGATGAGATAACCGCCGATGGAGCTCAGCTCGAAGAAGGGATATTACCTGTCCGTAAAAGACTCAAAGCGGTAATAGTGACGGCTTTTTTTGCCGCGGCGGTCATTATCGCCGCTTCCGTGCTCTACAGTATCAACGTACGCGAACGCGGCAGGGTCGCCGGGCTCGCGGTCAGGCAGGATTCCACGCGGCTGTCCGTCGATACAGAACCTGCCGGAGCCCAGATATTCGTCGACAGGACTTTCGTCGGGCTCTCTCCCGTGCGCGAGACGGTTCCGGCGAAGAGGTCGGCGCTGAGAGTGACACTTGCAGGGTACAGGGAGTTTGAGGATTCAGTCGATCTTGAAAAGGATCTTCCTTATGAAAGAATGATCGATCTGGAAGAAGAGACAGGATCGATCATGATCAGTTCTTTTCCGGAAGGAGCAGAGGTCGTTCTTGACGGGAACAGGGTGGAGACTCGTACGCCGATAAGATTTGATTCTCTTTCGGTCAACGTCCTTCATAAATGCCGGGTGATGCTGCCCGGATATTATGTCCACGAATTCAACGGGATCGAACTGACCGCCGATTCCGTCACTACACTTTTTCACAGGTTCAGCAGGATGCTTCATCCGCTTACGGTCATCTCCGAACCGGCGGGGGCGAAAATCCTGATAGACGGAGTCGAGCGCGGACATGCCCCCGTCAGTATTAGCCGTATTGAAGAAGGAGAGCATCTGCTTTCCGCTGTCCTTGAAGGTTACTATGACAAGAGCAGTCAGATAACAGTGCCGGTGGATGAAAACCAGGTAAGGATAGATCTGGTCCTTCTTCCGCCGGGAGACCTCGTGCTGGAGATACTTCCTTACGCCGAGCTCTGGATCGACGGGCAGCTGGTCGATAGCGACGCGGTCAATTACCGGGTCTCATTAAGGCCTGGCAGGCACGAGATCGAATTGCGGCATCCCGTCTTCGGAAATCTGAAGGAAACGGTTATCCTGGTCTCTGGCGAGACGCTGACGAGAACATTCAACCTGGAGCGGAAGTGATGATAGCGGGAGAAGTGATCTCCGGAAAATACCGTATCGTGAAAAAGATAGGTCAGGGCGGTTTCGCATCGGTCTATCTCGCATTCGATCTGAAGCTGGAAAGGGAAGTCGCGATAAAAGTCCTCTCCAGCGTCGAGGACAATAATCTTTTCCGCGAAAGGTTTTACCGCGAGTCGCAGGCCCTGGCCAAACTCAACCACCCGAATATTATCACCGTTTTCGATTGCGGTGAACACAATGGGCATGAATTTCTCGTGATGGAGCTCGTCAACGGTCCTTCCCTTGAGACTCTCATATCCAAGATGACGCTTAAAATGCCGCAGGTATGCTCGATCGCCCTGCAGATCTGCGAAGCGATGCGATACGCCCATGACCAGGGATTCCTGCACAGGGACCTGACCCTGAAGAATATCATGCTCGATGAAGAGGAAACGGAAAATGCCAGGGTAAAGATACTCGATTTCGGACTGGTCAAACTCCTTTACTCCGATATAAAGACGACCGGAAACG contains:
- a CDS encoding DUF3857 domain-containing protein, with product MKRSMTVSGILIIVSALLSFSSSLRAEKMGISGRHDLDQLWSRAREIFDPAGFDAIVLLESEGVSLMEKGDLKRKIHRVVWISTGVAIHEHADLRIPYNSNGSSMKVLKLRTWRGGRWWPDEKKISDTAVVETVPHALALADDYSTVRETMLLHDGIELPCILETEYEITGAGEANDGCDGLFIFARRDPVVMSAFSLDLPPGAGVRFATGNGTGDPEIAALEGGGKRYRWMMEDPGRLSASLDEDHTSYAPYLAWSTWKDWKALASKIMDSFNGAADPGASLADTAAARARYEPGTLSKMRKIASLVDEFTTNIAYDAKLWSFSPRPAVRTYETAYGHSLDRAVLAASLMRSIGIEAWPFYRSAGTGDIDMTVPGLSRFGDIMLIAGEGEVTAVYDPSTGRVTGRTGILTGRTVFMCGEDGDTPSRFKPVHAGKTGLFELTLTIDAGMDKEAKGKGYLNASNILSPYDDMAGLGGQAPSYLGRLAGAVLPGAETESYDIELFSEHAVKIGFDFSGGVSEAGDGGRVSLIAGEPEGGIFSFLGRDVHLYQEKRESPVCLPSGMVQKISLVIETVGREVIYIPEEVSMENEAGSFLLTVRNEEGRLIVDRTLSIDIKTVPASMWPRLRTLLLEWTDQANRTVILK
- a CDS encoding CoA-binding protein, encoding MDFRTLFEPKTMAVVGVSLTNDRHPANVIYNKNYFRYPVRVFAVNPKGGEYYKEKIYRKISDIPEKIDFAVIAVRADHVPPVLEDCVNKWVGGAAVISGGFDETGRTDLTEELRRIASEADFPIIGPNCLGIYSPDFVDSFFLPSERMVRPESGNIAIVSQSGGILVDQMVKFAGQGIGLSRAVSIGNKAVIDEIDLLKFFARDDRTDVIAFYVEGFSPGKGREFAHAASRCPKPVIIMKAGKSEAGTRAVSSHTASIAGDYTVFSSVMRQFGIVEALDEYEMLSFCEGLSSYPVSIRGRAGIVTASGGHGAVAVDRCSQGGLEIPSLAEDVQEEIRKNLSGSIQKIASLGNPLDLTGSARDDDFVVAARELSKNDDIDCILMLLLPYLPEVTSDVGARLGQLSQEENKPIIAYVPHVEKYKMIIEGFQLNRVPVAHSIEGAVLMVEAMKRCRTC
- a CDS encoding acetate--CoA ligase family protein — protein: MLIQKIKPILERSKKAGWITEPDAMEILRVGGLDTTESTMAVNEEEAVAFAEKHGYPVVAKVVSPEIIHKSDVGGVVVGIDSEKKLRATFKRLSLLPGFTGAVVAEMARGIELIIGAKVDSQFGPVILLGIGGVGVEIYKDTAVRMAPLNEEDVSSMIAGIKGQQLIRGFRGSDPVDIGALTTLMIEFSDIVMELESYIDSVDLNPVICSGSRCVIADARMILKEKG
- a CDS encoding PEGA domain-containing protein, whose translation is MVSDRGFRTIPNPYIVGNPIEDKKMFFGRLDDFEFIRKKVTANRQGGIIVLCGSRRSGKTSILFQINQGRLGDDFLPVLIDMQSVTVQSDREFLEIIAREIDAVLEGSGSLVDEGFQSRLEANPLLAFNEFTGRLNEKIAGRNLILMFDEYELFETHIERQRFSKDVLNLMAYWMENNEGVYFLFTGSDKLEKRNPEYWESFLGKALHRRISFLSHADALRLISEPVKDIVKYDKGVTGKIFELTAGQPFYTQVICQSLVDHLNESGKNTVSEEDIDDVVEEIIENPLPQMIFSWSSMTQIERIVLSIIAELSKEDSEVVTSDDMLSFIESEKIGYNVDPNKLREAAERLFHQDHLFKDQDTEGYTFRMDLWRRWTIRMHSIWQVLDEITADGAQLEEGILPVRKRLKAVIVTAFFAAAVIIAASVLYSINVRERGRVAGLAVRQDSTRLSVDTEPAGAQIFVDRTFVGLSPVRETVPAKRSALRVTLAGYREFEDSVDLEKDLPYERMIDLEEETGSIMISSFPEGAEVVLDGNRVETRTPIRFDSLSVNVLHKCRVMLPGYYVHEFNGIELTADSVTTLFHRFSRMLHPLTVISEPAGAKILIDGVERGHAPVSISRIEEGEHLLSAVLEGYYDKSSQITVPVDENQVRIDLVLLPPGDLVLEILPYAELWIDGQLVDSDAVNYRVSLRPGRHEIELRHPVFGNLKETVILVSGETLTRTFNLERK
- a CDS encoding tetratricopeptide repeat protein; amino-acid sequence: MFSFFSRSRDLTRALSIFLTMTFLFSIAPVCAQEPEDRIFAIWEEIGLLRARGDYGKAEEILEQVLIDYVDDEFVLRRAWNLLVHTRFKMNDDESAMETARMALERFPDLTVNTAILPASMNDTYDELRSSMYGSLEVTGPEGAVLFLDADSLGTAPVKFEYIRTGMYLLTASKKGYHSRADTVRIDPSETLTFGMTLDRRKDTRWWLYRIVPAAAAVALIIYLTRPDNSSTPVEQPLPWPPDPPQ
- a CDS encoding DUF3857 and transglutaminase domain-containing protein; this encodes MSADEWKRNLRAAAVVAAIIIAVPLAGPLAVQTGLPPGERPPADVFSRVADAGTAADHGNAPYLVVYDSAINRMKPSGVTYVESYTIRKVLTPAGQRSQSVLRWNYDPQSSYVEIRDVNIIRDGQKIPVDLSNVHDLPAPQYAIYWKDRIKTLQLPRLNINDGIEIRLFRKGFTYALLEGRKPDADAVPGDEKYIPPMPGEYFDIVLFSDDAPVVEKRYTLVLPSDKRLHSQIYNGPLYSSTSFAGDTTEYTWWGLDLPATAREPRQPDRSDFAAKVVMATAESWEAKSRWFFDVNRGQFEVTEDIRMKVDEILRGAGVAKGSEEERAKVLLHWVAQNIRYSGQTMGEGEGFTLHPGSMIFEQRHGVCKDIAGMLVTMMRAAGMNSFAAMTMAGSRIDDLPADQFNHCVCALKKEDGSFEMYDPTWVPNNNNIWSLLEAEQHYLVGTPEGEDLSRIDYSPPEESPLVIANDAKLAADGTLEGKIRLSGSGALDSRLRGIIAGSRKDEIGGTLARLLSPVSNRVEILGFEYHPTDDFSSDMWLTISYRIARFALPVDGALEFRSPMMQIVLNNVRLFRPSLTEWGDSRQTDVFLYYTQLIDGTESIRLPKGLVVRDLPESDVVDEEYASFKGTSRMEKGRLVITQRAEIKRRQIPPGGYAGFKKAVDEAREWSEVSFRAGKGGK